GTCTTGAATGAGGGCCAGAGCAGCCGCCTCTGTCAGACTGCTGAAATCCTGGGACGTCTTGACAGGGAGGTGCCCGGCCAGCTCACAGAGGGCGACATTGAACGCCTCGCCTTCCTTTACCCCAAAACTGGACTTCCGGGCCCACAGAATCACTCGGACCCCCGTGAGAGCCGAGGAGGGTGATGTCTTTCCAGGTGGGGCCCCCCGGGTCACAAACAAATTATGGGCGATCTCGCGGTCAGTCAGATAGTCGGTGGCCCGACATACCCTGCCTATCAAGGCTTCCAAGTCAGGCCCCGGCCCGCTAGTGTAAAAGAGGAAGGCGGGCGCTGGGACGGCCTGGAGGAGGTGCAGATGCCCCCCGGGGTCCAGGGGCTCGCTCGGTGCTCCCTCCACAGGCAGTCTGTGGGCCAGGTAATACCCGTGCAGGTGGAGGTGGTTCACTGaggccaagccacccaggctgttGAAGCCGACGCGGAAGCCTGGGTGTGAGCTCAGCAGCACAGCCTCGACCCCGGCCCGCAGCGCACCGGGCAGCAGGCGCTGGGGGAGCCCACGGGTGGGCTCGGGCACCAGCAGCACGTGGCCCCACTCCAAGGGGCTGACATTGATCATTACGAGGATGTCCTCTTGCTGGAGAGCGCCTGGCAGATCGGGCTCCCGGAGCAGACGGAAGAGGACTTCTCCTGGCCGGATCTTGTTGAAGTTAAACAGTGCAGGGTCAAACGCCTGCTTCACACTACTGATGCTCTGGGGGCGCCTCCTCTGCGCACCTCGCTCCACGTTCAGCTGAGCCACAAAACCCACGGCACCGGGGAGGGTTTGGGTCTGCAGCTCCCCCAGGCGGTAGCGGAACAGCCCCAGCTCCATCCGCTGCCTCCAGGCGGAGCAGAGCACAGAGTCGAAGCGAGACGGTGGTACGGCGTCCTCTGGGAGGCCGGGCGCGTCCCTCGGCCACTGAATCCCTTCCAGCACCAGCTCCTCCTGCCCGTAGACAAAGTCAGGAATGCCATGCCCTTCCCAGTCCTTACTGTTTGGAGGCAGCAAATAGGAAGTCTCGTGTGAATAGTGTGGAACGGCCATGGGGCTGACCTGTAACAGTCATAAGAGGTGAAAGATACATGATGCTAACCCATCTCCAgagattgtatttttattttcaaagaaatttcactttttgttCTGATTACAAAACTAATAGATGCCTTTGGGAAAAGATGTCGAAAACACGAAATCACTCACGATTCCATCGCCTACACGTTAGCATTCATTTTTGCTgcattaaaatatacatgttCTTTCTAAAAGTTACGTATATTGAATAaactttctccctccccacccccctttttttatgtttcttttgttttttatttttgagagaaagagacagagtgtgagtaagggaggggccaagagagagagagagacacagaacccgaagcaggctccaggctctgagcacagagcctgacgtggggctctaactcacaaactgcgagattcatgacctgaccccatgtaggaggcttaaccaactgagccacccaggtgcccctctctttctctctttcaagtcCCAATGTGGGAGttggactcatgaccctgagatcaagagtcagatgttaactgactcagccacccaagcgtcTTGTCAACTTTCTTGAGTGGAGAAGCAAACAGAGCTAAAATACaacacttgaggggcgcctgggtggcgcagtcggttaagcgtccgacttcagccaggtcacgatcttgcggtccgggagttcgagccccgcgtcgggctctgggctgatggctcagagcctggagcctgtttccgattctgtgtctccctctctctctgcccctcccccgttcatgctctgtctctctctgtcccaaaaataaataaacgttgaaaaaaaaaattaaaaataaaataaaataaaataaaataaaataaaataaaatacaacacttGATTCCAACACCTGGGGGGAAAAATCACCATTTACATTCAGCCTTATTTTCATATATAGATGAACTTCGATTTTTAACCAATCTTAATTATACATATAGGTTGTTGCTAATTTCATACCTGTTGCAATGAACATCCTGTGTATCTGTTTCcagacatgtttttattttcctttaagataAAATCACAATAAACTACTGGGTCAGAGTAGGCCCGTGCATGGCTCAGGCTTTTGATACATTATCAAAGGGCCCTACAGAAAATTGAAACAGCATTCTTTTGTATAAGAATGCCCAAGGTTTCAAAGCTGACCACTCCTTTTATAAGAACAGCCTTTCCACTGTTTCAGTAGTGATTCCAAATGGCCACGCAGAGAGCCATTTGGGTGTGGACGTGCGTAAGCACCAGGGTTGATTCTTCAAGGGGGAAATGCATGGTTGTCTCCCATCTCCCACGCGGCCCTTGGAGCCCTGTGGACCCAGGTGTCCGGGAGAAGGGCCTGCTGTTGGCTCAGACAGGACCTCACAAGGAGGCTTACCTCAGTAGAG
This window of the Prionailurus viverrinus isolate Anna chromosome B3, UM_Priviv_1.0, whole genome shotgun sequence genome carries:
- the GDPGP1 gene encoding GDP-D-glucose phosphorylase 1 — translated: MAVPHYSHETSYLLPPNSKDWEGHGIPDFVYGQEELVLEGIQWPRDAPGLPEDAVPPSRFDSVLCSAWRQRMELGLFRYRLGELQTQTLPGAVGFVAQLNVERGAQRRRPQSISSVKQAFDPALFNFNKIRPGEVLFRLLREPDLPGALQQEDILVMINVSPLEWGHVLLVPEPTRGLPQRLLPGALRAGVEAVLLSSHPGFRVGFNSLGGLASVNHLHLHGYYLAHRLPVEGAPSEPLDPGGHLHLLQAVPAPAFLFYTSGPGPDLEALIGRVCRATDYLTDREIAHNLFVTRGAPPGKTSPSSALTGVRVILWARKSSFGVKEGEAFNVALCELAGHLPVKTSQDFSSLTEAAALALIQDCLLPPAQAEEVQAALVALIAQDEQ